One Candidatus Nitronauta litoralis genomic window, AGGCCATTTGGGAAATTCTACCGCCGAAACAACCCATACCATTAAGCATATCCCGTCCCGCTTCCGGGTGCTTCTTCATTTCAACAAATTCCTGGTCTGTCAATTTACCCACCTTGTTGAGGATCTCCATGGGCACCTCAACTTTCCCCACATCATGCAGCATACCGCCCATCCCCAGTTCACGGGATTCAATAGAGGGCATGCCAATCTTCGTGGCATACGTCATGCAATACAAACCGACGTTCACGCTGTGAGTGTAGGTATAATAATCCTTGTTTAGTATTTCACCAAGCCCGGCGAACCCCACAGTTTTCTGGGACAAAACCTGGTCCATCATTTCCATTACAGGGTCGGCCATTTTGAGCAGGTTTGTTGGTACCTGATATTGGAAAAACTGATTCATGATGTCTTTTGACAAATCATAAACCTGCCCGGTCTTCTCCTCGAAACTGATATTCGTATCAACAATATATTCTCGTAGCACCTCCGTGGCCTGCTGGTAATAACCCATCATGTCCATTTCACGGACAAACAACTCTTCTTCAAGATCACCCGAATCTATCAGACTTTGGATCTTGTTCTTATGCTGATCAGTCTGGTCGGCAAACTTCAGAAATTTCACCTGCCCATCAACATGGGTTTTGTAGTAAAGGTTGAAATTGAACTTGAAGCCATTACCTAACAACCGGGGGTTGATAGGACGATACTCATTTTCAGCTTTGGTTTCTGTGGTCATTTCAGGTACATACACTCCTTCCCTTATTATTTGAAAGGACGCAGGAAAGAATCCCAAGGGAAATTTTTACTTTTTCCTGAAAAATTACGCAGTTTTACAATTCAGGATAAGAGATATGGTGGTCTGTAGACTGCTGGAATCCGTGACCAATGGCCAGGAGAGTGGATTCGTCAAATTTTTTACCCAAAAGTTGCAATCCGATAGGCAGTTTCCCGGAAGTTAGACCGCAGGGTATCGACAACCCCGGAATTCCAGCAAGGTTTGCGGAAATCGTATAAATATCTGAAAGGTACATCTGCAAAGGATCTTCCATTTTTTCCCCGATTTTGAATGCTGGAACCGGGGAGACGGGGCCTGCTACCACATCACAGGTTTCAAACGCCCGTTCAAAATCCTGCTTGATCAGTGTGCGCACTTTCTGCCCTTTAAGATAATATGCATCATAATACCCGGAACTGAGCACAAAGGTACCCAGAAGAATTCTCCTCTTGACCTCTTCACCAAATCCTTCTTCACGGGTATTTGTGTACATATTGTACAGAGAATCGGATTCCCGGGATCGGGTTCCAAACCGGACTCCATCGTAGCGCGAAAGGTTGGTGCTCGCTTCAGCACAAGCCAGAATATAATAGGTCGCTACGGCATGCTCCGTGTGGGGTAATGAAACATCGACCGTTTCCATCCCAAGTGCCTGCAGTTGTTCGATACCTCTGCGGACCGCCTCTTCGACCTCAGAATCCAGGCCTTCAGCAAAATATTCTTTTGGAATCCCTACTTTTAAACCTTTGAGGTCCCGATCAAGTCCAGCAACAAAGTCCGGTACATCAACGTCGGCACTAGTGGAATCCATTGGGTCGTGACCGCTGATGACTTTGAGGAGCAAGGCCGCATCCTCAACCGTTCGGGTCATGGGCCCAATCTGGTCCAGGGATGAGGCAAAGGCAACGAGCCCGAAACGTGACACCCGGCCATAGGTCGGCTTCAAACCCGTGATCCCGCAAAAGGAGGCGGGTTGACGAATAGACCCTCCGGTATCCGAACCAAGAGCAGCAAGGCATTCCTGAGCTGCCACAGCAGCAGCCGACCCACCACTGGACCCGCCAGCAACGCAGTCAAAGTCCCAGGGATTGCGTGCCATATGAAAAGCCGAGTTTTCGTTGGACGACCCCATCGCAAACTCATCCATATTGACTTTGCCAAGAAAGACGGCTCCTGCCTCTTTCAGCTTCTTTATTACGGTGGCGTCATAGGGAGCTACAAAGTTTTCAAGGATCCGGGAAGCGCAGGTCGTCTTGACCCCTTGCATACAGATGAGGTCTTTGATTGCCAGTGGGATTCCCAGCAAAGGCGCATCCTCACCAGCTTTTATTTTCCGGTCGGCTTCTTTTGCCTGCTCCAAAGCCTGATCCTGTGTCAAATGCAGGTAGGCACCCACATTGGAATCGACCGATTTTATGCGTTCGAAAAACGCTTCAGTCAATTTGACAGAGGAGATTTCTTTTTTCTTTAGTTTTTCCCGGGCCTGGGTGATGGTGTTTCGGTACATCAGCCTATGATCTGCGGAACTTCGTAATGTCCCTTGTGTTTCGCTGGAGATAGTGAAAGGTAATCTTCATCTGGAAACCGGATTTCGACCTTATCCTCCCGAAACACATTTTGGAGGGGAATTGCGTGAGAAGTTGGCTCAACATCTGAAGTGTCCAGAGTATTGAGCTGATCGATGTGGGCCAGAATCTGTTCGAATTGCCGACCGAGACGGTCTTCTTCCTCCAGGCTCAATTCAAGCCGAGCCAGACGGGCAACTGTCTGCACATCAAATCCTGAGGCACTCATTAGGCTGACCTTAAGGTAGGAATAACAGGAACGGGACTACTCGCCGCCCTTCTTTTTCTTTTTCTTCTCTTCTTTCATTTTTTCAACATATACGAATTTTGCCGCCTTGCGTGAAAGACGCTTTTCTTTTTTCCTTGCGGCTCTTAAGTCACTATCGTATTTGTTACTTCCGGCTTTTTTCTCTGCAGCAGCCGTTTTTTCCTTAGCGGTAGAAATATGAGTTTTTAATTGTTCAAGCGTTGCCATGGATCTCTCTTTATATAGTTGGTGAGTGTGGCGTTGATTTATATCAAAAAATCAACAGGTTCTCAACCTGTTGGGACATAAAAAAGCCCCTCCTGACAAATCAGAAGGGGC contains:
- a CDS encoding HD-GYP domain-containing protein is translated as MTTETKAENEYRPINPRLLGNGFKFNFNLYYKTHVDGQVKFLKFADQTDQHKNKIQSLIDSGDLEEELFVREMDMMGYYQQATEVLREYIVDTNISFEEKTGQVYDLSKDIMNQFFQYQVPTNLLKMADPVMEMMDQVLSQKTVGFAGLGEILNKDYYTYTHSVNVGLYCMTYATKIGMPSIESRELGMGGMLHDVGKVEVPMEILNKVGKLTDQEFVEMKKHPEAGRDMLNGMGCFGGRISQMAYEHHEKFSGNGYPQGLNGENISFEGRICKVMDVYDALTTRRAYKAPMTPFKALDIMINEMGPEFDINILNQFVKFLGQEA
- the gatA gene encoding Asp-tRNA(Asn)/Glu-tRNA(Gln) amidotransferase subunit GatA, whose amino-acid sequence is MYRNTITQAREKLKKKEISSVKLTEAFFERIKSVDSNVGAYLHLTQDQALEQAKEADRKIKAGEDAPLLGIPLAIKDLICMQGVKTTCASRILENFVAPYDATVIKKLKEAGAVFLGKVNMDEFAMGSSNENSAFHMARNPWDFDCVAGGSSGGSAAAVAAQECLAALGSDTGGSIRQPASFCGITGLKPTYGRVSRFGLVAFASSLDQIGPMTRTVEDAALLLKVISGHDPMDSTSADVDVPDFVAGLDRDLKGLKVGIPKEYFAEGLDSEVEEAVRRGIEQLQALGMETVDVSLPHTEHAVATYYILACAEASTNLSRYDGVRFGTRSRESDSLYNMYTNTREEGFGEEVKRRILLGTFVLSSGYYDAYYLKGQKVRTLIKQDFERAFETCDVVAGPVSPVPAFKIGEKMEDPLQMYLSDIYTISANLAGIPGLSIPCGLTSGKLPIGLQLLGKKFDESTLLAIGHGFQQSTDHHISYPEL
- the gatC gene encoding Asp-tRNA(Asn)/Glu-tRNA(Gln) amidotransferase subunit GatC yields the protein MSASGFDVQTVARLARLELSLEEEDRLGRQFEQILAHIDQLNTLDTSDVEPTSHAIPLQNVFREDKVEIRFPDEDYLSLSPAKHKGHYEVPQIIG